CCGAAACAGCCTGTACGTCCATCTCACTAGCGTCGCCCTAGCACTGTCTTGCATATGGAACTTCGGATTCCGATTCCGTGTCAGAACTGCAAGGTGTGCGCCAGTATATAGTTCGCAAGTTTAGCTCTCACGTGCTTGTCGCCATGGCCACAGCTGCAAACCACTTAAGGCCTTGCGATGACGCGCTTGCGCTCGGCTTCCGCCAACGTAAGCATGCCTTTAAGATCCTGCCCGAAGTGTCCGCAGCCTCAACGCGGCATTCCCTGTGACCTTCCACTATGGCtctcagctcatcgctcgGCGTACAGCGAGCATCCCAACGGCTCCTCGGCTCCTCGGATCATGCGGGTTCTCGTGGCTACCCGACGATCTTCTAGCTCTGATTACCTGCATCTCACATCATCTTGTGCCTGCTTCGCTGGGCGTCTTCGCGATTCTTGCGCCCTCGTCTTAATACTTAAACGAGCCATTCCCCATCTGCTACAAACCTACACAGCCTCGTACAAAAACCTAAATCCGCAAACGCCTGATCTTGCCCTCTGCAAGACACGCTGTTCTCCAGTAGTTTACATGTCTTTAGCCTTTTGAAGGTGTACCACGGCTAACTTCTTGTCAAATGGTCTGAGTTGGGCCGGTGTAGAAGTTAACCCCGATGCGATAATTTTTCATCATGCTATAAAAGGGAACAGGCGGGGGACGCAGCGAAAAAAATAATCATATGTCTCCGAGCAAAGAATTGTACGGACTTCCCGAAGCACAAGCTAAAACAGTTCTAAACGCAAACAAGATACAATGAAGATTCttactgaagaagaaatcgagGCGCACCACTACCACACACTCTCTGGTGGTGTCAAGGGTACCGTGGCAGGTCTGGTGATCTCGGGCTTACTGTTCAGATACGCGCCAGTCAAGTTCCCCAAGTTCCAGCCTAAGCGCATGCCTTGGTCGCTGAAGACTGCCATGTTCATCACCCCTCCAACACTGTTGGCCTCGATCGGTGCTGAGGAAGCGTCGACGAGCTTCGACAACATGATGTACGGATCGGGTAGtgcatcacgtgatgcCATCGAGGAGCATCGCCGTTGGAAGTCGCTGCCTCTCTCAGAGAAATTGACAGAGGGCGCCTCTAACCACAAGTACAAGATCATCGTGGCCGCATGGGCCGCGTCCATGTGGGGATCGTGGAAGTTTGTCGACAGAGACCCTATCATGACCAAGACGCAGAAGGCCGTGCAGGCCCGTATGTACGCTCAGGGCCTGACGGTGATGTTGCTGCTGGGTTCGATCGGTCTGTCGATGTACGAGGAGAAGCTGCACCCTGACGCTAAGAAACTCGACCGCTCGAAGCGCTGGGAGCGTCTGCTCGAGCGCGCcgaggaggaagaagccCGCGCCCAAAAAGAGGCCGGATTCCGGAGCAACGAGGACCGTGTCAAGGCTAAGATTTTCAAATAATCGAGGCGCGCTGATGCCACGTTGTAACGAACATTTCATGACCCCAACTTCACTCCCAACTTTGTCCTTTTTGCGCTGCTTACAGGTTTAGATAGATTGAGTAATGCATACGAATTATGCCAAACCGCTAAATTTTTATATTTACATGACGGGGGAGCAAATGCTGGAGCTTCGTAGTCCAGTAGCGCGCTCACCTGCGCTTTCTCATACCAGCTTCGAGGTCGCCGACGTCCAGCTTTGTGCCTCTGATGTAGTAAtgcttgcttctttgtcttctgcCATCCGCCCTTCTGATTAAGTCGATACGCTCAACTAGTGGCGAGAAAATAGGCACCCGAACCTCCACAAACGTCTTGGAATACTGGTTTCTTAGTAAAATCGATGCGTCTTGCTCCAGTGCTTTCCGGTCCACGGAAAGTACGTACCCCATGAGGTTGTCGTACTTGCACTTCTGTTGGTTGTATGCTACACGCACCACGTCACCGGCCCGCAGTCTTTCTTTGTTATGCGACGAGATGAGACTGCGTCTCCATCCTTCGGGGTCAAGTTTCTTGTCCAGTTCTTGCTTagacaagctgctcaagagATTGTGGTTTGAAGGACTTTGCACGGCGGGATACACGGGTATCGTTTTGAAGGTGGTGCTTTTGACCTGGTACCCTCGGGAAAACGTTTTAGAAAAGCCCCTAAAGCCCAGCATGATGGTCTTATTCCTTTGCAGATGATGTTCTTGCACGCTGTGATAATActgtcttcaaaatttttggtcAAAAGTTCTACTACTATAAGTTTCGTGGCACAAGACATGTTTCCATGCTATTAGAAACAATACCGAAAGCCCAAAATAAGTGCATGAAAGACAAGAGAACTCATACCGCTGGCCATCACTGACTGAGAGAAGATCTGAGCAGATTGAGTACCAGCACGAAGTAAAAAAAATCGTAGCTAACTTCGTGGTGCTCCGCGGATTGTAGTATTTACGCTAATGTACATAATGCAGTGTCTCGAGGGAGAACGCGGTACTAAAACCGAGGTCTTCTCTTCCTACCTGTGAATTTAGAGTCTTTAGCAACCTTTCTACCCCTTTTACGCATCAGCTCTTTCTTACGGTTGATATACACCTTATTGGATTCAACCTCCTTCCGACGATCGCGCTTTGTTTTTGCGAGCTCTTCGGCATTCATGGTGACGCCTTGCAAGTTCacttgctcttcttcttgcgaCGCCCCCGCGCTCAATACAAGATAGtatttcttgttctttttggaCTCTGGGTCGTCGACCACTAGACCGCCACTAAAGCCCGCCACTTTGGCTGCGCCTAGTATTTGTTCAGTCTGGTCGTCGTTCTTGGGGTAGAACTGCGCAACAAACTTGCCTCCCTTTTTGAGGCAGGCAAACAGCGTATTGAAGAACCGCATCAGTCGCTGTTTGGGGTCGTTGTAAGATGTGTCTGCGTTACACAACCATTGGATCGCAGAGATACTGATAGCCGCGTCGAATGTTCCGGCGCGGAACGGCAGGCCTTGGCCCATGTCATGTAGCATAAGATCTCCTTCCAGCTCGCGTGTGAGCCCTGTGGCCAGCATCGAGGGTGAGATATCGACGCCGCACCAAACGTGGCCTTCTTCGGTCAGAATCTCTCCACTGAGGCCGGAACCGCATCCAATATCTAGAACAAAAGACATATGCGACAAGTTTAGGAGCTCCAGCGCACGCAGCGACATCTTGGCCTGGATGTGCTGAACTCTGGTGGACGAAGTGTACTTCTGAGACTCGGAGTCATTGTAAAATACTTCTGGTGGGGCCAAGTCTTCTGGACGAGACATCGTGAGCTATGCGGAGATGTATGGGAACGCGTAGAGTTAACTGCCAGTTCCGTGATAAGTATGTACCTATccgatgagatgagatgaaatttttcagcaggcACACCTGTCAGtaaaaaaaagagtgaTGCGATTCAAGACGGTGGACGCGACACGCATCAAGATGAAGAGATGCACACGCCGGAGGTCCAAACTATTAGCATGAATTGATCTGTAGGCGATGAGAAAGCGCTAGTTTGTGCGTAGTTAATGCGCTTCCATCGTTGGTGATGATATGGCATCACGCCAAGTTATGATGGTCCTCGAGTCGAAGCTTTGCGTGCATTTACGGCCGGACGTCGAGCAAACTCTTGGCACTTCAGCTTTCCAAGCCTAGTCCGAGAGTTTTACGTAGGAGCGCGCACGGTGGATGTTTCATCAACATTTCTCAAGTTAACGGGAGGCCGCACTCTGCTTCCGCTGGGGACAAAGAGCAGAACTCGCCATTTCTAAAACGAGATGTGGTTTCGAGCGCATTGATTTTGGAACACCGTAATCAGGCAATGCTTTTCTGTTTTGTTCATTTTGCGCTTCAAGCTGGCGACACAGCTCGAGTAGACTGTGAATAAAAACCTTTCCACGTAGAAGCTACAAGAATTCGCAAATGCCATCAAACCCACCACTAACGGCCGAAAGATGAGCACTCCACATATCCTGCTTCCAGACCACTAGTTTATCTCGACGTTAATTACAAGGTCTGTGGCTCCAAGATTGCCCGTCAACGATGACGTGACTTCACATAAACGATCCGCCAGAGCGCTCGCTGCCACACCTGCCTATCGCGTCTACCAAGGCCAAGGGGCCAGAATTACTAGAGATTGCTACATACGCCGCAGCCATTCTTTTAGCGCGTTTCGCTCGGCACTTAGCCGCCCAGCTCGCGCAGATCTCACAGAAGGCACTGCGCGTGTGTAACGACATAAAAATACAGCAAAGCACCTCACTTAAAAGTTAGACCTCAACTTCTTAGTAATCAGCTAGGCACTTTTCGCCAATATGGCAAAGTATAGAGTGCCTAAAGCTTTGAGGACAACTTAATGTAGATGCGATAATAGGAAAATATGTATGTTCAAAGCGCCAGGCCAAAAACGCTTATATCAACGAAATTCCCCTGGATGTGCCTTTGCAACGGTTCGTAGTGTCAATTATAGATGTTGTTTGGGTATGCGCAATGATGGTGCCTAACGGTTTCCGAGTCGTTTCCTgccttcttgaagcctttACGAACACGAGATGCCAGCGTCCTAGTCAGACCCAATATGGCCACAAAGGCGCGGTATGAAAGCCTCTCCCTGACAACGGGTTCCTAAACGAACCTGCGGAACTACAGGTTCTTTCTACTGAACCAAGCCAGCGGGGCTAGAATGCTACGTGCTGAGCTATGGACAGCTTTGCAAGGACCTGCTTTACTAGACAGAAACTCTTGGAAGTGGATCTCGAGGCCCCTTTGTTATGCATCCGTATCCGCCAGACGTCTTCTAGTTACGATTTCAGACGCGGATGCAAGCGGATCACTTCCCGTCGCAGCATTGACGGTACGCGCAGTCAAATTTTGCTCTATACTGGCCTTCTCGAGACCGCTTGGTTGTCGCGCATGAAAATTAGGATTCTTCATATATATCAAAGAAGTCTTGACTAATATCATACCACTACAAGTAGCTCTGCACAAAGAGAGCATTGAATAGTAATCAGAGCTTTAGCGGCTGAACAGTCAGAAACAATGACAAAAGACCCAAAACGGCCTAAGAAGGTTCTAACCCaggagttcgagaagatcCAGGAGATATCGAAAAACACGGAATCGCGCCGCCCGCTTCCGGGTGTGGAAACGGGCATGGAGGAGTATGGTTCTGAGAATGTCCCCAAGAAGCAGGACGAAGAGCCGTTATACAAGAGTTACGCGGCCGTGCTTCacaacaaagagaagcacCGGTTTCACTGGCAGACAGGGGAGATGAGATCCCTATTTGGCGACGTCGGTTTCGACCGCAGAAATACCATCATGGACAATCTAGTCGAGAGTTCTCTCACGGAAACGTCTTTCAAGGGGGCTGGCTGGGGTAAGCTGCAGCGCGAAAAGGAGATTGAGGCTGTCCCCGCAGGGGCTGACCCTGAGAggg
Above is a genomic segment from Lachancea thermotolerans CBS 6340 chromosome A complete sequence containing:
- the RCF2 gene encoding Rcf2p (similar to uniprot|P53721 Saccharomyces cerevisiae YNR018W Hypothetical ORF): MKILTEEEIEAHHYHTLSGGVKGTVAGLVISGLLFRYAPVKFPKFQPKRMPWSLKTAMFITPPTLLASIGAEEASTSFDNMMYGSGSASRDAIEEHRRWKSLPLSEKLTEGASNHKYKIIVAAWAASMWGSWKFVDRDPIMTKTQKAVQARMYAQGLTVMLLLGSIGLSMYEEKLHPDAKKLDRSKRWERLLERAEEEEARAQKEAGFRSNEDRVKAKIFK
- the IMG1 gene encoding mitochondrial 54S ribosomal protein bL19m (similar to uniprot|P25626 Saccharomyces cerevisiae YCR046C IMG1 Mitochondrial ribosomal protein of the small subunit required for respiration and for maintenance of the mitochondrial genome), with the protein product MLGFRGFSKTFSRGYQVKSTTFKTIPVYPAVQSPSNHNLLSSLSKQELDKKLDPEGWRRSLISSHNKERLRAGDVVRVAYNQQKCKYDNLMGYVLSVDRKALEQDASILLRNQYSKTFVEVRVPIFSPLVERIDLIRRADGRRQRSKHYYIRGTKLDVGDLEAGMRKRR
- the BUD23 gene encoding 18S rRNA (guanine1575-N7)-methyltransferase (highly similar to uniprot|P25627 Saccharomyces cerevisiae YCR047C BUD23 Protein involved in bud-site selection diploid mutants display a random budding pattern instead of the wild-type bipolar pattern); protein product: MSRPEDLAPPEVFYNDSESQKYTSSTRVQHIQAKMSLRALELLNLSHMSFVLDIGCGSGLSGEILTEEGHVWCGVDISPSMLATGLTRELEGDLMLHDMGQGLPFRAGTFDAAISISAIQWLCNADTSYNDPKQRLMRFFNTLFACLKKGGKFVAQFYPKNDDQTEQILGAAKVAGFSGGLVVDDPESKKNKKYYLVLSAGASQEEEQVNLQGVTMNAEELAKTKRDRRKEVESNKVYINRKKELMRKRGRKVAKDSKFTGRKRRPRF